Proteins from a genomic interval of Aureibacillus halotolerans:
- a CDS encoding ImmA/IrrE family metallo-endopeptidase: MEAETAVHESDFQKLVQNYAEKFYKQNVKSDSIIIDLLEEIVSSLGIDVMYYNFNNTNDQSRPINGIYMRSTNISTKSHKIIINTLDDTKTQNFTLAHELFHHLLMEESPAKLRFVLNNEETLERAGDFFAASLLMNERKFRTHFNFLYKINTFEDLIFKLSDIFRVPYVSVVRRLNELNLLIDEYRDYLNFKESELLERRIEMMGNSLYDQPTHKPIFHPYVRLIENGLANKQLKLLESVKRLNKVNPERSEKLYSEYMERWNALDDEED; the protein is encoded by the coding sequence GTGGAAGCTGAAACAGCTGTGCATGAATCTGATTTTCAAAAATTAGTACAAAACTATGCTGAAAAGTTTTATAAACAGAATGTTAAATCTGATTCTATAATAATTGATTTGCTAGAAGAAATTGTTTCAAGTTTAGGTATTGACGTTATGTACTATAATTTTAACAACACTAACGATCAGAGTAGACCTATTAATGGAATATATATGAGAAGTACGAATATATCGACCAAATCGCATAAAATAATTATTAATACACTAGATGATACTAAAACGCAGAATTTTACGTTAGCACATGAATTATTTCATCATTTATTGATGGAAGAGAGTCCAGCAAAACTGAGATTCGTCCTTAATAACGAAGAAACTTTAGAAAGAGCAGGAGATTTTTTTGCAGCTTCCTTACTGATGAATGAAAGGAAGTTTAGAACACATTTTAATTTTTTGTATAAGATAAATACTTTTGAAGATTTAATTTTTAAGTTGAGTGATATTTTTAGAGTTCCATACGTGAGTGTTGTACGTAGATTAAATGAATTAAATTTGTTGATAGATGAATATAGAGATTACTTGAATTTTAAAGAGTCGGAATTATTAGAACGTCGCATTGAAATGATGGGGAATTCCTTATACGACCAACCAACACATAAACCTATTTTTCATCCATATGTAAGATTAATTGAAAATGGACTGGCTAACAAACAATTAAAATTACTTGAATCAGTTAAGAGATTAAATAAAGTTAACCCTGAGCGTTCAGAGAAGTTATATAGTGAATATATGGAACGGTGGAATGCACTAGACGATGAAGAGGATTAA
- a CDS encoding helix-turn-helix domain-containing protein, with amino-acid sequence MMNEKLVSLLKDWMETNNVSKVELAGRMGVSESLVRAILNGERQLTAKRIDALAEITNIPACELMGTSTNNFAGYSVMLRGGSKQLSFEQEKIIMEVALLANDYEYLKKIVKL; translated from the coding sequence ATGATGAATGAAAAATTAGTGAGCTTACTAAAAGACTGGATGGAAACAAATAACGTATCCAAAGTCGAATTAGCCGGAAGAATGGGAGTTAGTGAATCTTTAGTGCGTGCTATATTGAATGGAGAACGTCAATTAACAGCTAAACGGATTGATGCTCTTGCTGAAATTACAAACATTCCAGCTTGTGAGCTAATGGGCACATCGACTAATAATTTCGCTGGTTACTCTGTGATGCTACGTGGTGGAAGTAAACAATTAAGCTTTGAACAAGAAAAAATAATTATGGAAGTTGCATTATTAGCAAACGACTATGAGTATTTGAAGAAGATCGTTAAGCTATAA